In one Nocardia tengchongensis genomic region, the following are encoded:
- a CDS encoding holo-ACP synthase — translation MTILGIGLDLVTISEFAEQMERTGTTMLRESFTAGERRYCQSKGTDPARSFATRWAAKEAVIKAWASSRFARSPQIGDNPYPLIEVVNDAWGRPSIKLHGLAAEFLPRVRVHLSLTHDGDTAAAMVVLEDPGELADLIRD, via the coding sequence GTGACGATCCTGGGTATCGGTCTGGACTTGGTCACCATCTCCGAGTTCGCCGAGCAAATGGAACGCACCGGAACCACCATGCTCCGGGAGAGTTTCACCGCTGGGGAACGGCGCTATTGCCAAAGCAAAGGCACCGATCCGGCCCGCAGCTTCGCCACCCGCTGGGCCGCCAAGGAGGCGGTCATCAAGGCGTGGGCGTCGTCCCGCTTCGCCCGCAGCCCGCAGATCGGCGACAACCCGTATCCGCTGATCGAGGTCGTCAACGACGCCTGGGGCCGACCCAGCATCAAATTGCACGGTCTGGCAGCGGAATTCCTGCCGCGGGTGCGAGTTCACCTGTCGCTCACCCACGACGGCGACACCGCCGCCGCCATGGTGGTGCTCGAGGACCCGGGCGAACTCGCCGACCTGATCCGCGACTGA
- a CDS encoding zinc-binding dehydrogenase translates to MRAVINNPEGDSPIDFEEAAEPAPGPHEALVAVRAFSLNRGELALLGIRPQGWRPGQDVAGVVLESAADGSGPRPGTRVVGMVEQGGWAERAALSTSRLAELPDDLSMEQAAALPMAGLTALRTLRIGGALLGRKVLITGANGGVGRFQVQLAALSGATVTAVTTQAARVAAELTALGATAVVSDVDSATGPFDLALESVGGSALTGALARLAPGGTVVVLGSSSGEKTPIDVYNFIGHEGARLQNYISYAATDPDDADLAILVSLAAAGRLVSTPGQVSGWGELGKVVQQMRQRELPGGKVVLAVD, encoded by the coding sequence ATGCGCGCGGTAATCAACAATCCGGAAGGCGATTCGCCGATCGACTTCGAGGAGGCCGCCGAACCTGCGCCGGGCCCGCACGAGGCCCTCGTCGCCGTCCGCGCGTTCTCGCTGAACCGGGGCGAACTGGCCCTGCTCGGCATCCGCCCGCAGGGCTGGCGGCCCGGCCAGGACGTGGCCGGCGTGGTGCTCGAGAGCGCGGCCGACGGTTCCGGTCCGCGACCCGGCACCCGGGTGGTGGGCATGGTCGAGCAGGGCGGCTGGGCCGAGCGGGCGGCCCTGTCGACCTCCCGGCTCGCCGAACTGCCCGACGACCTGTCGATGGAACAGGCCGCGGCGCTGCCCATGGCCGGGCTCACCGCGCTGCGCACCCTGCGCATCGGGGGCGCCCTGCTGGGCCGGAAGGTGCTGATCACCGGCGCGAACGGGGGCGTGGGCCGATTCCAGGTGCAGCTCGCCGCACTGTCGGGCGCGACCGTCACCGCGGTCACCACCCAGGCCGCGCGGGTGGCCGCGGAACTGACCGCGCTGGGCGCGACCGCGGTGGTTTCGGACGTGGACAGCGCGACCGGCCCGTTCGACCTGGCCCTGGAATCGGTCGGCGGCAGCGCCCTGACCGGCGCGCTGGCCCGGCTGGCCCCGGGCGGCACCGTGGTCGTGCTGGGCAGCAGTTCGGGTGAGAAGACCCCGATCGACGTCTACAACTTCATCGGCCACGAGGGCGCCCGCCTGCAGAATTACATCTCCTACGCCGCCACCGATCCCGACGACGCCGACCTGGCCATCCTGGTCTCGCTCGCCGCGGCCGGACGGCTGGTCTCGACGCCGGGTCAGGTGTCGGGCTGGGGTGAGCTGGGCAAGGTCGTACAGCAGATGCGGCAGCGGGAGCTGCCCGGCGGCAAGGTCGTGCTGGCGGTCGATTGA
- a CDS encoding DUF3618 domain-containing protein, giving the protein MARDTEAIEREIEAARNRLASTLDELAVRADPQRLADNAKQSLVAKVNEPKIKYSLIGVGALIATLVVVKIFRR; this is encoded by the coding sequence GTGGCGAGAGATACCGAGGCGATCGAGCGGGAGATCGAGGCCGCACGCAACCGGCTCGCGAGCACCCTCGACGAGCTGGCGGTACGCGCCGACCCCCAGCGGCTGGCGGACAACGCGAAGCAGTCTCTGGTGGCCAAGGTGAACGAGCCCAAGATCAAGTACAGCCTGATCGGCGTGGGCGCCCTGATCGCGACCCTGGTCGTGGTGAAGATCTTCCGCCGCTGA
- a CDS encoding LysR substrate-binding domain-containing protein: MELRHLVSFVAVAEELHFGRAARRLHIVQPAVSQRIKALENEFGVLLFDRTAAGVGLTDSGQQLLRQARLVLSTADQFAALAGELAHRENAHAQFRIGTAEGMTTRLEHILAVLHDQEPTTPIQLESLPASERLAKVASGQLDAAFVRMLRPVSGLRGIPLWDDRLVAALPAQHPLAGEPALSFQRLASMPLRLSKRESSRTFVDTVLRACGSAGFTPELGGAFTTVQNTLALLGSGQPTWTVLYEEAATALPTRRVAFRRLTEPDVVVRTSLVVREVSPIVGRLVDISRSSGPGAVFGPAESETPEPPVIRAVAG, translated from the coding sequence ATGGAACTGAGGCATCTGGTCAGCTTCGTCGCGGTTGCGGAGGAATTGCACTTCGGCCGGGCGGCTCGGCGGCTGCATATCGTGCAGCCGGCCGTCAGCCAGCGCATCAAGGCGCTCGAGAACGAGTTCGGGGTGCTGCTGTTCGACCGCACCGCCGCCGGGGTCGGCCTCACCGATTCCGGGCAACAACTGCTGCGGCAGGCCCGGCTGGTGCTGAGCACCGCCGATCAATTCGCCGCGCTCGCCGGTGAACTCGCGCATCGCGAGAACGCGCACGCCCAGTTCCGCATCGGCACGGCCGAAGGCATGACCACCCGCCTCGAGCACATCCTGGCGGTCCTGCACGACCAAGAACCGACCACACCCATCCAGCTGGAGAGCCTGCCCGCCTCCGAGCGCCTGGCCAAGGTTGCGTCCGGGCAGCTCGACGCCGCATTCGTGCGCATGCTGCGGCCGGTGTCGGGCCTGCGGGGCATCCCACTGTGGGACGACCGGCTGGTCGCCGCCCTGCCCGCGCAGCATCCGCTGGCCGGGGAGCCGGCCCTGTCGTTCCAGCGACTGGCATCGATGCCGTTGCGGCTGTCCAAGCGAGAGTCCAGCCGGACCTTCGTGGACACCGTGCTGCGGGCGTGCGGGTCGGCGGGCTTCACCCCGGAACTGGGCGGGGCCTTCACCACCGTGCAGAACACGCTGGCACTGCTGGGATCCGGGCAACCGACCTGGACGGTGCTCTACGAGGAGGCGGCCACCGCGTTGCCGACCCGGCGCGTGGCCTTCCGGCGGCTCACCGAGCCGGACGTGGTGGTGCGCACGTCGCTGGTCGTTCGCGAAGTGTCGCCGATCGTGGGGCGGCTGGTGGACATCTCCCGATCATCCGGTCCCGGGGCCGTATTCGGTCCCGCCGAATCGGAAACGCCTGAGCCGCCGGTGATTCGGGCCGTCGCCGGCTAG
- a CDS encoding GNAT family N-acetyltransferase: protein MVGWAAAEGWNPGQRDTTAYFAQDPDGFLLGRVNGEPATAVSVVNYGAEYAFLGFYLVRPDLRGHGFGLATWEAGLKHAGGRVVGLDGVPGQQDNYRRSGFELAYRSARFIGVPRLPLPDDAVTALAPADTAELLPYDSACYPADRPEFLHAWLTEPGHRTFARIVDGSLTGYAVLRPARDSLRVGPLFADTPADARQLLAALAAHAAGMPLAVDVPLDNEPAVRLMEEAGLTPSFETARMYTGPVREHHRERVFGVTTLELG, encoded by the coding sequence GTGGTGGGGTGGGCCGCCGCCGAGGGGTGGAACCCCGGGCAGCGGGATACCACCGCGTACTTCGCGCAGGATCCCGACGGGTTCCTGCTGGGGCGGGTGAACGGGGAGCCCGCCACCGCGGTGTCGGTGGTCAACTACGGTGCGGAGTACGCGTTTCTGGGGTTCTATCTGGTGCGGCCGGATCTGCGAGGGCACGGGTTCGGGCTGGCCACGTGGGAAGCCGGGTTGAAGCATGCGGGCGGCCGGGTGGTCGGGCTCGACGGGGTGCCCGGCCAGCAGGACAACTATCGGCGCAGCGGATTCGAACTCGCCTATCGCAGCGCGCGATTCATCGGCGTGCCGCGGCTGCCGCTGCCAGATGACGCGGTCACCGCGCTCGCACCGGCCGACACCGCGGAACTGCTGCCCTACGACTCCGCGTGCTATCCGGCCGATCGCCCCGAATTCCTGCACGCCTGGCTCACCGAACCAGGGCATCGAACCTTCGCACGGATCGTCGACGGCTCCCTCACCGGCTACGCCGTCCTGCGGCCGGCCCGGGATTCGCTGCGCGTCGGACCACTGTTCGCCGACACGCCCGCCGACGCCCGCCAGCTGCTGGCGGCGCTGGCCGCCCACGCCGCCGGAATGCCGCTGGCGGTGGATGTTCCGCTCGACAACGAGCCCGCGGTGCGCCTGATGGAGGAGGCCGGTCTGACGCCGAGCTTCGAGACCGCGCGCATGTACACCGGACCGGTGCGCGAGCACCACCGTGAGCGGGTGTTCGGCGTGACCACCCTCGAACTCGGGTGA
- a CDS encoding MarR family winged helix-turn-helix transcriptional regulator, with protein MTRWLTDEEQTTWQSFIRMRQRLDSAIAAGLTRDGLSFSDYEVLVALSAAGGQLRAKELGAEICWDKSRLSKHLSRMATRGLVDRCQAADDARGREIRLTDAGRAALAAAAPNHVELVRRLFIDEMTAEEAKAVRSLADRVVAEVERTGLEETG; from the coding sequence ATGACGCGCTGGCTGACCGATGAGGAACAGACGACCTGGCAGTCCTTCATCCGCATGCGGCAACGCCTCGACTCGGCGATCGCCGCCGGACTGACCCGCGACGGGCTCTCCTTCTCCGACTACGAGGTGCTGGTCGCGCTGTCCGCGGCGGGCGGTCAGCTGCGCGCCAAGGAGCTCGGCGCGGAGATCTGCTGGGACAAGAGCCGGCTCTCCAAGCACCTGTCCCGGATGGCGACCCGCGGCCTGGTCGACCGCTGCCAGGCCGCCGACGACGCGCGCGGCCGTGAGATCCGCCTCACCGACGCCGGCCGCGCCGCCCTCGCGGCCGCCGCGCCCAACCATGTGGAGCTGGTGCGGCGGCTGTTCATCGACGAGATGACCGCGGAGGAGGCCAAGGCGGTGCGCTCGCTGGCCGACCGGGTGGTCGCCGAAGTCGAGCGCACCGGCCTCGAGGAGACCGGCTAG
- a CDS encoding TetR/AcrR family transcriptional regulator, with amino-acid sequence MPRRRPTQERSKRKFDALLQASRELLVEVGFESFTCEEVAARAEVPIGTLYQFFANKYVIVCELNRQDLVAVSQELADFHGEIPSMDWLRHMTQLVDHLADLWMTDPSRREVWLAMQSTPSTRATGAIHEKEFAEAVSQMLRPLMPRTPRGRRSMMAQVLVHVVYSMLNFSVQDGLAHEDAVAELKRLMVAYLLIAEKESRSGGQRTTFDPD; translated from the coding sequence ATGCCCCGTCGCCGCCCGACGCAGGAACGATCGAAGCGCAAGTTCGACGCCCTGTTGCAGGCCTCCCGCGAATTACTGGTCGAGGTCGGCTTCGAATCGTTCACCTGTGAAGAGGTCGCGGCCCGCGCGGAAGTGCCGATCGGCACGCTGTACCAGTTCTTCGCCAACAAGTACGTCATCGTCTGCGAGCTGAATCGTCAAGATCTGGTGGCGGTTTCGCAGGAACTGGCCGACTTCCACGGCGAGATCCCGTCCATGGACTGGCTGCGGCACATGACCCAGCTCGTCGATCACCTGGCGGATCTGTGGATGACCGACCCGTCGCGGCGCGAAGTGTGGCTGGCCATGCAGTCCACGCCGTCCACTCGCGCGACCGGCGCGATCCACGAAAAGGAGTTCGCGGAAGCGGTTTCGCAGATGCTGCGCCCGCTGATGCCCCGGACCCCGCGCGGCCGCCGCTCCATGATGGCGCAGGTGCTGGTGCACGTCGTGTACTCGATGCTGAACTTCTCGGTGCAGGACGGCCTCGCCCACGAGGACGCCGTCGCCGAACTCAAGCGCCTGATGGTGGCGTATCTGCTGATCGCGGAAAAGGAATCGCGCAGCGGTGGGCAGCGCACCACCTTCGATCCGGACTAG
- a CDS encoding excalibur calcium-binding domain-containing protein — translation MNVRRLLVTASVAGLTTIAAQTAIAQADVITGSSGTGSSAIDTGSAATGSAGLTQTGSAGGPVYQNCDQARAAGAAPLFRGQPGYSPHLDPDGTGMACPTV, via the coding sequence ATGAACGTTCGCCGGCTACTCGTCACCGCCAGCGTCGCGGGTCTGACGACCATCGCAGCCCAGACCGCCATTGCCCAAGCCGATGTGATCACCGGGTCCTCGGGGACCGGTTCCTCCGCCATCGACACCGGCTCGGCCGCCACCGGCTCCGCGGGTCTGACCCAGACCGGTTCGGCCGGCGGCCCCGTGTACCAGAACTGCGACCAGGCCCGCGCCGCCGGCGCCGCCCCGCTGTTCCGCGGCCAGCCCGGATACAGCCCGCACCTGGACCCCGACGGCACCGGCATGGCCTGCCCCACCGTCTGA
- a CDS encoding crotonase/enoyl-CoA hydratase family protein, with product MSPDHENHSGTRPAAWRDDLTGGDDSLFAGRPEPVNEYTARTLTYEVTGRIARITFNRPERGNAITADTPIELAAAVERADLDPRVHVIVVSGRGKGFCGGYDLSIFAENGLAPAEGEQSTAGTVLDPVTQARNHNPWATWDPMVDYAMMSRFNRGFSSLLHANKPTVAKVHGFAIAGGTDIALFADQIICADDARFGYPPTRTWGIPAAGMWAHRVGDQRAKRLLFTGDSISGKQALEWGLAIEAPPADELDARTEELLERISLVPINQLVMAKLALNSALLNQGVANSGMISTVFDGISRHTREGYAFQLRSATTGFREAVRERDEPFGDWKRAQFERPAD from the coding sequence GTGTCCCCCGACCATGAGAATCACTCCGGCACCCGCCCGGCCGCCTGGCGCGACGACCTGACCGGCGGTGACGACTCGCTGTTCGCGGGCCGCCCCGAACCGGTGAACGAGTACACCGCCCGCACCCTCACCTACGAGGTGACCGGGCGCATCGCGCGCATCACCTTCAACCGTCCCGAGCGCGGCAATGCCATCACCGCCGACACCCCGATCGAACTGGCCGCGGCCGTCGAGCGCGCCGACCTGGATCCGCGGGTGCACGTCATCGTGGTGAGCGGGCGCGGCAAGGGCTTCTGCGGCGGCTACGACCTGTCGATCTTCGCCGAGAACGGCCTCGCGCCGGCCGAGGGCGAACAATCCACCGCGGGCACCGTCCTCGACCCGGTCACCCAGGCCCGCAATCACAATCCCTGGGCCACTTGGGATCCCATGGTCGACTATGCCATGATGTCGCGGTTCAACCGCGGATTCTCCAGCCTGCTGCACGCCAACAAGCCGACCGTCGCCAAGGTGCACGGCTTCGCCATCGCCGGCGGCACCGATATCGCGCTGTTCGCCGACCAGATCATCTGCGCAGACGACGCCCGCTTCGGCTACCCGCCCACCCGCACCTGGGGCATTCCGGCGGCGGGCATGTGGGCGCACCGCGTCGGCGACCAGCGCGCCAAGCGGCTGCTGTTCACCGGCGACAGCATCAGCGGCAAGCAGGCGCTGGAATGGGGCCTGGCCATCGAGGCCCCGCCCGCCGACGAACTGGACGCCCGCACCGAGGAACTGCTGGAACGCATTTCGCTGGTGCCGATCAACCAGCTGGTGATGGCCAAGCTGGCGCTCAACAGCGCGCTACTGAATCAGGGCGTGGCGAATTCCGGCATGATCAGCACCGTGTTCGACGGGATCTCCCGGCACACCCGCGAGGGCTACGCCTTCCAATTGCGCTCGGCCACCACCGGATTCCGCGAAGCGGTGCGCGAACGCGACGAACCGTTCGGCGATTGGAAGCGCGCACAATTCGAGCGGCCCGCAGACTAG